A single genomic interval of Aegicerativicinus sediminis harbors:
- a CDS encoding peptidyl-prolyl cis-trans isomerase, protein MRFSLGILLLTFIVSCHLFEPKVEGDPIARVNENYLYREDIASLIKEGTTSEDSAVIVNNYINRWATRLLLLDGAERNLNDATTKEFNRLVDQYKSDLYTKAYLDALVSKNIDSTVSMSQAQEVYDKNRETFKLNEELVKLRYINISKTAINLDDVEERFKRFDPDDKTYLDSISVQFKSFSLKDSIWVKASQVVEKIPVVNAENKKELLKKSNFIELNDSLSLYLVQVNDVLLPDDYAPLEYVKPTVDQIVINKRKLELIKQLEKDITKDAIKNNRFEIYK, encoded by the coding sequence ATGAGATTTTCATTAGGCATTTTATTGTTGACATTTATAGTTTCTTGCCATTTGTTCGAGCCGAAGGTTGAAGGAGATCCAATTGCCAGGGTAAATGAAAATTATCTTTACCGGGAGGACATAGCCTCCTTAATTAAAGAGGGTACAACTTCTGAAGATAGTGCAGTAATTGTGAATAACTACATAAATCGATGGGCTACAAGACTGCTATTGTTGGATGGGGCTGAAAGAAATTTAAATGACGCAACCACCAAAGAGTTCAATAGATTGGTAGATCAATATAAATCTGATTTATATACTAAGGCATATTTAGATGCTTTGGTTTCGAAGAATATAGACAGTACGGTTAGCATGTCACAGGCCCAGGAAGTGTACGACAAAAACCGAGAAACATTCAAGTTAAATGAAGAGCTGGTTAAGTTGAGGTATATTAATATTTCTAAAACGGCAATCAATTTAGATGATGTCGAGGAACGGTTTAAACGATTCGATCCAGACGATAAGACTTATTTAGACTCCATTTCGGTTCAGTTTAAATCATTTTCTTTAAAGGACTCTATTTGGGTGAAGGCATCCCAGGTAGTTGAGAAAATTCCTGTAGTAAATGCCGAGAATAAAAAGGAATTGTTAAAAAAATCAAATTTTATTGAGCTCAACGATTCCTTAAGTCTATATTTGGTGCAGGTAAATGATGTACTTTTGCCTGACGATTACGCCCCATTAGAATATGTGAAACCTACAGTAGACCAGATCGTTATAAACAAACGGAAATTAGAGCTTATTAAGCAGTTAGAAAAAGATATTACGAAGGATGCAATTAAAAACAATCGATTTGAAATTTATAAATAA
- a CDS encoding YciE/YciF ferroxidase family protein — MKTLQELFEHEIKDLYSAEKQLVDTIPKMVEAANDNELKDAFSKHLTETKEQLDRLKNICENLDINPTSTKCKAMEGLINECEHFLREDSAKEVMDAGLIACAQKVEHYEISGYGTTIRYAKELGHNVIAEELQKSLDQEYKADKHMNDMAEDRLNRRAIA, encoded by the coding sequence ATGAAAACGTTGCAAGAATTATTTGAACACGAAATAAAAGACTTATACTCAGCTGAAAAACAATTAGTTGATACAATACCTAAAATGGTTGAAGCTGCGAATGATAACGAATTGAAAGATGCATTTTCAAAGCACTTAACCGAAACCAAGGAACAACTCGATAGGCTTAAGAATATTTGTGAAAATTTGGATATAAATCCAACAAGCACAAAATGTAAGGCAATGGAAGGGTTAATAAATGAATGTGAACATTTCTTGAGGGAAGATTCCGCCAAAGAGGTGATGGATGCTGGTTTAATTGCTTGTGCCCAAAAAGTGGAACATTACGAAATTTCTGGCTATGGTACTACCATAAGGTATGCCAAAGAATTAGGACATAATGTTATTGCAGAAGAGTTGCAAAAATCGCTCGACCAAGAATATAAAGCAGATAAGCACATGAATGATATGGCCGAGGACCGTTTGAACCGTAGGGCAATTGCCTGA
- a CDS encoding SRPBCC family protein encodes MEYTSEIIINSPIENCIEKFRAADHVKHWQRGLISFEHISGEPGQFASKTKMLYKFGARKMELLETIVKNNLPHEFHATYHANGITNNQENYFDEFATGKTKWVCKNEFIPLNFTMRMMITFMPKGFKNQTMRYMKDFKNYVEHGKSILDR; translated from the coding sequence ATGGAATATACTTCTGAAATAATAATAAATAGCCCTATTGAAAACTGCATTGAAAAATTCAGGGCAGCTGACCATGTAAAGCATTGGCAGCGAGGGTTAATTTCATTTGAACATATTTCTGGAGAACCTGGACAATTTGCATCAAAGACGAAAATGCTTTATAAATTTGGAGCAAGGAAGATGGAGCTATTGGAAACCATAGTTAAAAATAATTTACCACATGAATTCCATGCTACTTATCACGCAAATGGTATTACCAATAATCAAGAAAATTATTTTGATGAATTTGCAACTGGTAAAACAAAATGGGTATGTAAGAATGAATTCATACCCTTGAATTTTACTATGAGAATGATGATTACATTTATGCCAAAAGGGTTCAAAAATCAAACCATGCGCTACATGAAGGATTTTAAAAATTATGTGGAACATGGAAAATCCATTTTGGATAGATAA
- a CDS encoding peptidylprolyl isomerase, with the protein MTNRFIPLKRIFCVLGFAFFGIAFGQDFGNGILFTVNNVQVPTQEFVRVYEKNYDLVQDESQKDIDNYLNLYINYQLKLQEAKQMGLDTLSSYKREYNSYKKDLTQVYLSDNKVTDELVAEAYDRLLQDVKVTHILIRVDENSPDTINAINRLKELQPRLKSEKFQKLKTELHNGQTTYVEDLGYFSVFKMVYPFETVAYNTAVGEVSEPFKTRFGYHILKVEDKRTSRGEVTVAHIMVANDHKDSLYTPMERISQLYEKYMNGENFEALARQFSDDKASAANGGKLVPFKSGQLTSPEFEDKSFSLQNIGDVSPPFQTEFGWHIVKLLEKNPVEPLNKVRPELEVRIKRDSRSQLIDVALIRELKKQYRIKVKEDYIDYFSSLLNEEYFNRSWKIPDNLISEEELAKIDNHTISYKEFAVFLENNQTNYFRKEIPFDEIVKKEGDEFLNIQLKEFHENNLENINDDFAHILKEYRDGLLLFDLMERKIWNEAMRDTVGLRQYYENHQAKYLTTKKLEGYIFSDSEKGKLEKIQASLSDENSLKTELAKVQNSEGNLLVTPGPFETDHQLLPAGDDFESGVTGIYEKNGSYHFLFITKISESEPKSFESTKGRVISDYQDFLEAEWLKKLRNKYTVTINEKELKKIKKSLGK; encoded by the coding sequence ATGACTAATAGATTTATACCGCTGAAAAGAATTTTCTGTGTTTTAGGATTCGCCTTTTTTGGGATTGCCTTTGGGCAGGACTTTGGGAACGGAATTTTGTTTACTGTAAATAATGTACAAGTCCCAACGCAAGAGTTTGTAAGGGTTTACGAAAAAAATTATGATCTCGTACAAGATGAATCCCAGAAGGACATTGATAATTATTTGAACCTGTATATTAATTATCAATTGAAATTACAGGAAGCTAAGCAAATGGGCTTAGATACGCTTTCTTCTTATAAGCGGGAATACAATAGTTACAAAAAAGATCTCACCCAAGTTTATCTTTCAGATAACAAAGTTACTGATGAACTGGTTGCTGAAGCTTACGATAGATTATTACAGGATGTAAAGGTTACACATATTCTTATTAGAGTGGATGAAAATTCGCCTGACACAATTAATGCTATAAACCGCTTAAAAGAATTGCAACCTAGGTTAAAATCAGAAAAATTTCAAAAATTAAAAACTGAATTACATAATGGGCAAACCACCTATGTTGAAGACTTAGGTTATTTTTCAGTTTTTAAAATGGTTTATCCTTTCGAAACAGTTGCTTATAACACAGCAGTTGGCGAAGTGTCTGAGCCATTTAAAACTCGTTTTGGTTACCATATTCTCAAAGTGGAGGATAAAAGAACATCTAGGGGAGAAGTTACTGTGGCACATATTATGGTGGCAAATGATCATAAAGATAGCTTATATACTCCCATGGAACGCATTAGCCAATTATATGAAAAATACATGAACGGAGAGAATTTCGAGGCGTTGGCTAGACAATTTTCAGATGATAAGGCCTCTGCTGCAAATGGTGGTAAACTTGTGCCTTTTAAGAGTGGCCAACTAACATCTCCGGAATTTGAAGATAAATCATTTTCATTGCAAAATATTGGTGACGTATCTCCTCCTTTTCAAACTGAATTTGGCTGGCATATTGTAAAACTTCTAGAAAAAAATCCTGTTGAGCCTTTAAATAAGGTGCGACCTGAATTAGAAGTCAGAATTAAACGAGATTCAAGATCTCAGTTAATAGATGTAGCTCTCATTAGGGAATTAAAGAAGCAATACCGCATTAAAGTGAAAGAGGATTACATTGACTATTTCTCGTCTTTACTGAATGAAGAATATTTTAATCGAAGCTGGAAAATTCCAGATAATTTAATCTCCGAGGAGGAATTGGCAAAAATTGACAATCATACCATTTCTTATAAAGAATTTGCAGTGTTCTTGGAGAATAATCAAACAAATTATTTTAGAAAGGAAATTCCATTTGATGAAATAGTAAAAAAAGAGGGTGATGAATTTCTTAATATCCAACTAAAGGAATTTCATGAAAATAACCTTGAAAATATAAATGATGATTTCGCCCACATTTTGAAAGAATATAGGGATGGGTTATTGCTTTTTGATTTAATGGAAAGAAAGATTTGGAATGAAGCGATGAGGGATACTGTTGGTTTAAGGCAATATTATGAAAATCATCAAGCCAAATATTTAACAACCAAAAAATTAGAAGGTTATATTTTTTCAGATTCAGAAAAGGGCAAATTAGAAAAGATACAAGCCAGCCTATCGGATGAGAATTCCCTTAAGACAGAACTTGCTAAAGTTCAAAATTCTGAAGGTAATTTACTTGTTACCCCGGGACCGTTTGAAACAGACCATCAGTTGTTGCCTGCAGGGGATGATTTTGAAAGTGGTGTTACTGGAATATATGAGAAGAACGGGTCTTATCATTTTTTATTTATAACAAAAATTTCTGAATCCGAACCTAAATCTTTCGAATCTACCAAAGGTAGGGTGATTAGTGATTATCAGGATTTTTTAGAGGCTGAATGGTTGAAAAAACTGCGCAATAAATACACCGTTACGATAAACGAAAAAGAACTGAAAAAGATTAAAAAGTCTTTAGGAAAGTAA